Below is a window of Terriglobia bacterium DNA.
CTCGACAAAAGATGAATCAACATGAGCGTGCGCTTGCCTTCTCGAATGTCGCCGCCGAGTTCCTTGCCGTAGGCGGCCGGGTCGCCCTCGAGATTGAGCAGATCGTCCTGGATCTGAAACGCGGCGCCAAGAAAAAAGCCGAACCGGATACATCTGTCGGGGTCGATCCATCCCTTTCCTCCGATGAGAGTACCCATCCGGCTGGGGTGAATCGTGGTGAGCCAGCAGGTCTTCTTCAGGACCATCAGGAGGTAATCCTGTTCAGCCACGTCGATAATGTTGTCACGTCTCCAGCCGAGTTCGAAAGCCTGACCTTCGGCAGACTCGCGCGCCATGCGCTCGGTGTCCTCCAGGATGCGGAGCGACAGCTCGGGTCCCAGCAGATGGCGGTTGTCGAGCAGGGGCCGCATTGCGAGCAGCGAAAGAGTGTCTCCCACGTTTATCGCAATGGGAACGCCGGCGGATTGGTGCATCGCGGGCTTGCCGCGGCGCTGTTCGCTTTCATCTTCGATGTCGTCATGGATCAACATGGCATTGTGAATCAACTCGATCGAGGCAGCCGTGCACAGCGCCAGCTCCGTCGGCGTACCAAAAGCTCGAGCCGTCGCTATGCAGAGACTCGGACGGAATGCACGGCCGCCGCGACGGGGGTAATCTGCGACCAGATCATAGAGATAACGGCGCGGCTCAACGGCCGGAAGATACTTGAAAAGAATTGTTCGTGTGGCGTCACCGTATTCCTTCAGGATCGATGACACCAAGCCGCCGCCAGGAGCAGATGCAGTCATCAGAAGCCCGCTCAGTCTCCGCGCGATTCGTGGATGACGACCGTCAGGTCCCCGACGGTACGGCGGTCCCCGATACTTCGAATGGACCCGTAGTAGCAGCCCGCAGGCTGGCCACTATCGATCTTCACAGTGACAACAACGCGGCCTGGCGTCCGGCTGATCGAAACAGCGTCTCCGGAAAGCGGCTCCGGGGCGCCTTGACGAAAAAGCGGATCGACCATAATTTCAGAATGATCCGCTCCCGGCCCCAGGTTCGCGATAACCTCGGCAGGCCGCGTCGATAACAATTGGATGGCGACCGCCGGTGTTGTCTGTGCCTGCGCGGAAGCCGCTCCAGCCGGATTCCAGGCTTGCTGCGGCCAGCCCCCTGGAACGAAAGAAGACCACGCGTCCATCCACGTGCGCATCGCCATCAGCCATTGCTCGGTGAAAGGCGGCATGGCGCCCCAGGGGTTTTGCCAGCCGTAATTGTTCGCTCGTTTGTCGTTCATCGGACCTCGCCTGTCTTGGTAACTATTATTGTTGTTTGCCGCCTGGTACCCACGGCGCAAATACTCCTCGATGACCTCGTATGCGGTTCGGACACCGTTTTCCAGCGCGCCATCGGCCGGCGTCCCGGATTTCGGCTGCTCGCGCGATTCTTCCGGCGCAGACGGCCTCAAAAACGCCGAGAGCGGATTGCGAATGGGACCGCTCCGCACAGGAGGCACGCGTCTCTGCCTTGAATGCGGCTTACTCATCCATCCTGCCTGTTGACGGGACAACCCAGCGTGTCATGTGTGGAGGGGCATAATACCACCGCCGGGTCATTCACACACCACTCTTCAGCGCTTCGAGCATGATTTTTGCTTCACGGAGATCGGGAGTGTCGAAGCCTTCCTGAAACGCATCGTAGGCCTTTGCCAATTTGTCACACTCCTCAGACGATGAGCCCACCTCCCGCCGGAGCCGGCACAGACTCACAAGCGAACGTAACTCCAGCATTCGGGCCTCCTGGCTGCCGGCGCGGTCGATGGCCTGGCGGATTGAGGCCTCCGCTGCGGCCAGCAGGGCACCCTTTTCAGGAACAGCCGCACTCGCTTGTGCAAAAAGAAATTCACCTTTCAGGCGGTAGAGCTCCGGCTCGAACAGTCCCTCACCATTCCCGGCAGCAAACTTCATGGCCGTGTCGAGTGTATTGAACGCATCATTCCACTGCCCCGCCTTCCACTCCGCACCGGCGAGGACGCAATAGAGCCAGTTCAATTGGATGCCGTTTCCGGCCGCACGATAACGGCGGATCGCGTCGCGTATCTGCACCATACCCTGAGCAGGTTCTCCCAACTCGGACAATGCCCAACCGCGGTATATCGTGATCATCGGCTCATAAAACCCAAGACGCTCCTCATGCACGACTCGGAGCGCCTCTTCAGCGCACGCGAACGTACGGTTCACATCGCCTTGCAGATAGTAGATCGCGGTTCTGTCCGTCAAAGAAAAGCCAATGGAAGGCGGATGGCCGATTTCGCGCGCGAGTGCCACGCCACGTTCTCCGGCAGCTTTCGACCGTTCAGGAAAACCAAGCATCCAGAGCGCAGTTTTCTGATAGGACAGCAATCCGACACCCGAAGACAGGCCCATCATCCGCACGATGATTTGCTCGCGCTCCATATCGAGCATCGCCAGCCCCTCGTTCGCATACTTGTCGGCAAGCCGGAAATCGCCGTGGTAACAGTAGACGGCCGAATAATCCTGCAAAGCCATCGTCAGCAGGAGAGGGTTGCCGCTGGCTTGCGCCATCTCGAAAACCTGCGAGGCGAGCTCAATCGAGGAAGTGACGCGTCCGGCGACAAAGTGATAACCAAAGGTGCCGGTCGCGACCGTGAACCGGTGTGGCGTATCGCCAACGATATCCACCAGCTTTGCGGCTCGCCGGTACACCAGATCGAGATTGACGGATGCCCAGCTCTCAGCAGCGATCAATGCAGGAATCAAAAGGACCAGGAACTCCAGCTCCTGACGAGGGCGTTCGGCTTCAGGTAACTGGCCCACCAGCTCAAGCCCGCGCTTCAGATGCGTGATGGCTTCGTGGTTCGCCGCACGGCTCACAGAGAGTTGGCCGGCCTGCAACCAGAATTTCACGGCATCCTGCGTTTGTCCTGCCGCGGTGAAATGTTCCGCTACGAGTTCAGGGTGCTGTTCGGCGGTTTCAGAGAAGCTGCTCAGCAGCGCTTTGGCAATGCGCTCATGCAGAGCGCGGCGAGACTTTCTCAGCAACGACTGGTACGCGGCATCGCGGACGAGAGCGTGCTTGAATAAATAGATCTCTTCGAGGGCGTTACTGTCGCGATAAATCAGTTCCGCCCGGGCCAGCCGGTCGAGGCCACTCCTTAACTCAAGCTCATCGGTCTCGGCAACGCGGCTCAGCAATGCAAAGCTGAATTCCCGGCCGATGGTTGCCGCAAGTTGAGCAAGGCCTTTCGCCGGACCCAGCCGGTCCAGGCGGGCGCTGAGCGAAGCCTGCACGGTCGATGGAATCAAGCCCGGAGGCAGCGGCCCCGACAGCTCGAAGCGGTCGGCCCGCTCGACCAGCACGCCCAATTCGAGCACCGCCTTCGTGACTTCCTCCACAAACAGCGGGACGCCTTCGGTGCGCGCAACGATCTGACTCAACACTTCCTGGGGTATCGATTTGCCGTGCGCTACCCGTACCGCCATCGAAGTTGTATCTGCAGGAGCGAGGCGGCTGAGCGCCAGCGATGAAACCCGGCCGTTCACCGGCCATGGTGCTGCGAAATCGGGCCGGAACGTGAGGACGACCAGCAGCGGCGACGCCGCAAACTCTCCGATCACGGACGTCAGCCACTCCAGGGTTGTCGGGTCCACCCAGTGCAGATCTTCGATAATCCAAACGGCCGCCCCTTGCCGGGTCACGGCAAACAACCACGCCGACAGTGTTTGCAGGGTCCGTTCGCGTTTCTTCTGCGGCGAATAGTTGAGCAGCAGGTCTGCTTCGCTGCCCGGGATCCTCAGCAGTTCCGCCATCAGCGCAAACGCCTCGGCTGAGAGGATGCCGCGTTGCCCAAGGTAGGCCTCCAACGTCGCGCGTTTGCCGGCGTAGGTTGTCTCGCGGGTAAACCCGAGAGCCCGCTCGATCGAACCGATGATGGGAAACAAAGGAGTATTTTGTGCGTATGGAGTGCAGAAGCATTCCAGAACGGTTGCGGACTGGCGCTGGACCTCCTCGCGAAGCGAATCGACAATTCTGGACTTGCCGATACCGGCTTCACCCTGCACAAGTACGGCATGCCCACCCGAAGTCGAAACGGTGTTCCAGCGGCTTTTGATTGTAGTGAATTCTTCGTCACGCCCCGTAAGCGGGGTCAAGCCGCTGCGCCGTTCGACGTCGAGACGGCTTGCGGCGCCGGTCTCTCTCAGGACCCGGTGCAACGTGACCGTTTCGGAGAGTCCCCTGATGTCATGTGCACCGCGGTGGATAAAATCAAAATATCCCCGGACGATACGATATGTATCGTCGCTGACCAGCACCGTGCCCGGCTCTGCGATGTTCTGAATTCGCGCTGCCAGATTCGGCGTTTTGCCGACCGCAAGCTGCTCGCGCCGGTCGGCGCCTCCAACTTCACCGACCACGACGGGGCCGGTATGGATTCCCTGGCGGATATTGAGTGAGATGCCGCGCTCGCTACGCAGCCGGCCGGCAACCGGCACCAGATCCTGGATGATCTCCAATGCAGCTCGAACAGCGCGGCGGGCATCGTCTTCGTGCGCGGCGGGATAGCCGAAATAGGCAAGCACTCCATCACCCAGGTACTGAGCGATGTATCCATCGTGCCTCCGGATCGCAACCTCGCAGATCGATTGGTACATACTCGTCACTTCGCGCAGATCTTCCGGTTCGAGAGACTCTGCAAGGGAGGTCGATCCGACGAGGTCGCAAAAGAGAACGGTCAACTGTCGAAGTTCGGCTTCGGTCTCTGCAGAAGCCGGACGCAACGGTGTCCCGCAATGCCCGCAGAACTTTGTCCCACCGGGATTTTCTCCGCCGCAATTTCCACAGCGCATACCGACTCTCCGTCTGCCCAAAGCGGACACACGACGTTATTCGGCCAAGGCACGGGGATAACTAAGTGTTACGGGCAGTCCCGTGATAATGAACGCACCCCAGGGTTCGGTATCTCCTATTGGGCTGATATCCGAAACTGCACCGCTCAATCCCGGGATGAACGCATCACCTGATTCCAGCCGTACCGATGCCGGCGTCAATCGCATCGTCTGCTCCTCAAACGCGCGATCGAGGAACGATACCACGAGTCGATCTGCATACCGCAGGCCAAGCAAAGGATGAGACTGAGCAGTTATGACATGCGTTGCGGCGGAATACACGGCGGAGGCCGGCATTGGCGGAGCTGCGCGGCTGATGATCCGGAGCGGCGGGCCCGTCGAGCCCGTCATCACTTCAAGCGCGCCGTCTTCCGTCCAGGTACCGGAAGCGCGCGATTTCCTGTATCCCCACCCGACAAGCCATTCGCCGAGCAGTGATGCCGCACTATCGGTGTATGCGGCGAGGACCAGGGTAAAATCGCGGGCTCGCCCAGCTTGCTCATAACAGCAAGGAACCGTCACGATGATCTCATTGTAGGTCCCGACCATGCGCGAATTATTCTCGCTGGTCTTGCGGCCCATCGCAGCCGCCCAATGTGCGCCGCGAACAGCGCCCTCGGCCGCCATCAGGCCTGCTCCGGCAACGGACCCGGCCACTGCGCCAGCTGCGGCGCCCCACCACCAGCCTAACGGGCCAAGACCGATTCCCAGGGTCCCGCCGGCGGCCGCTCCCGCGGCGCCGCCAAGTCCTGCTCCCAACACCGCACCTGCGCTGCCGCCGACTCCGAGTCCGGCGGAACTGCCTGCGATCTCCCATAAGTCATGTGCGTCGAGTCCGCCCACCTGAATCAAACCGTTTTGAACGCGCCAGATTTCCAGAATGATGGGATGGCGGCCTTGCGGGACCTGCGGAAGGCGGGGCAACGAGAGCGGAGGGCTCTGTGGCAGGCACTGCTGAAGCTGATGAGAATCGACCAGCAGAGGACAGACCAGCGAATCCAGCCGGGCAGTACTGTAAGTCGGAGGCCGCGGAAGCGCTGTCACAGGTCTTCGCGCATCGCGCCGTCGAATGACAGTGCGAAATCCGGTCCGTAGATCCTGGAGGGCGTGTGAAAACCCGGTTTCAATTCACCAGCCAAGCATCTTTCGGCAATCGCGACTGCGCTCAGCGCGGTAAACCAATACACGTCACCGGTCTGCAACCGCGATCTCGCCGATCCTCCGCAGCCGTCGAACGCTTCGACGACCAGCGCGCCCCAGCCCTGATTTCTCTCAGGAGGCGAAGGATCAGGGGCAAGCCAATCCAATTGCGCCTTAATCAGACCTTGGATTGCCGGCGTGGAAATCAGCCAACCCCAATACTGATTGGCCGTGATCGCAGACCATATCGGGAGGGTTGCGCACAGGTAAGTCTCGACGTCCGGAATGCCTGTACTGAAGTAAGCCGAGGAGACGTCGGCGAGACTTACCGCGAGACTCATCTGGGGGCCCTGACCATAATCGAACTGGTGTACGAGAGAACCCGCAGCGACGCGCGCCAGAATGCCCCGGCGTCGAACGAGTACTCCCTGGCCATTCATCCCGATGCAGGTTTTCAACGAACCGCGCGAGGATGGCTGAGATTTATGGAATCCCAGCTTCAACGCAGTCGCGCCGGGCAGGCGGCGCGCCACGTGCGCCGCCAGGCAATCGGACGCAACGACTTCAAAGCCGACCGCCGGCATCAACATCACGCCGCGGCGCGCGGCTGTATCGTCGTGTGCCGCCGCCTGTTCGATGACTTCAGGTTCTCCTGTAATGTCGAGATAGTGCGTCCCTGTGGAAAGACAAGCATCTATCAGAGCCGATGCCGTGGTCGAAAAAGGACCTGCAGCGTTGAGCAGGACAGGAGCGGAGGCGGTCATCGCACGAAGACTAGCCGGCTCGTCCACCCGTGCGATCTTCCATTCGAGATCGTTCGACGACGCCATGAATTCCACAGCCTGCCGATCCCGGCCGGCGATCAAGGGCCTCAATCCCCGGGCGAGCGCCCTTCGCACGATCAATTGAC
It encodes the following:
- a CDS encoding polyprenyl synthetase family protein; the protein is MTASAPGGGLVSSILKEYGDATRTILFKYLPAVEPRRYLYDLVADYPRRGGRAFRPSLCIATARAFGTPTELALCTAASIELIHNAMLIHDDIEDESEQRRGKPAMHQSAGVPIAINVGDTLSLLAMRPLLDNRHLLGPELSLRILEDTERMARESAEGQAFELGWRRDNIIDVAEQDYLLMVLKKTCWLTTIHPSRMGTLIGGKGWIDPDRCIRFGFFLGAAFQIQDDLLNLEGDPAAYGKELGGDIREGKRTLMLIHLLSRVTDPERDRLHVILAQPRDLRTHEDVLWVLERMKAYGSLHYARQLAHGLAGAAQYEFNEVYGNLPDSRDKRFLQALPAWVIERN
- a CDS encoding adenylate/guanylate cyclase domain-containing protein gives rise to the protein MTVLFCDLVGSTSLAESLEPEDLREVTSMYQSICEVAIRRHDGYIAQYLGDGVLAYFGYPAAHEDDARRAVRAALEIIQDLVPVAGRLRSERGISLNIRQGIHTGPVVVGEVGGADRREQLAVGKTPNLAARIQNIAEPGTVLVSDDTYRIVRGYFDFIHRGAHDIRGLSETVTLHRVLRETGAASRLDVERRSGLTPLTGRDEEFTTIKSRWNTVSTSGGHAVLVQGEAGIGKSRIVDSLREEVQRQSATVLECFCTPYAQNTPLFPIIGSIERALGFTRETTYAGKRATLEAYLGQRGILSAEAFALMAELLRIPGSEADLLLNYSPQKKRERTLQTLSAWLFAVTRQGAAVWIIEDLHWVDPTTLEWLTSVIGEFAASPLLVVLTFRPDFAAPWPVNGRVSSLALSRLAPADTTSMAVRVAHGKSIPQEVLSQIVARTEGVPLFVEEVTKAVLELGVLVERADRFELSGPLPPGLIPSTVQASLSARLDRLGPAKGLAQLAATIGREFSFALLSRVAETDELELRSGLDRLARAELIYRDSNALEEIYLFKHALVRDAAYQSLLRKSRRALHERIAKALLSSFSETAEQHPELVAEHFTAAGQTQDAVKFWLQAGQLSVSRAANHEAITHLKRGLELVGQLPEAERPRQELEFLVLLIPALIAAESWASVNLDLVYRRAAKLVDIVGDTPHRFTVATGTFGYHFVAGRVTSSIELASQVFEMAQASGNPLLLTMALQDYSAVYCYHGDFRLADKYANEGLAMLDMEREQIIVRMMGLSSGVGLLSYQKTALWMLGFPERSKAAGERGVALAREIGHPPSIGFSLTDRTAIYYLQGDVNRTFACAEEALRVVHEERLGFYEPMITIYRGWALSELGEPAQGMVQIRDAIRRYRAAGNGIQLNWLYCVLAGAEWKAGQWNDAFNTLDTAMKFAAGNGEGLFEPELYRLKGEFLFAQASAAVPEKGALLAAAEASIRQAIDRAGSQEARMLELRSLVSLCRLRREVGSSSEECDKLAKAYDAFQEGFDTPDLREAKIMLEALKSGV
- a CDS encoding saccharopine dehydrogenase NADP-binding domain-containing protein; its protein translation is MSTLAIYGATGYSGQLIVRRALARGLRPLIAGRDRQAVEFMASSNDLEWKIARVDEPASLRAMTASAPVLLNAAGPFSTTASALIDACLSTGTHYLDITGEPEVIEQAAAHDDTAARRGVMLMPAVGFEVVASDCLAAHVARRLPGATALKLGFHKSQPSSRGSLKTCIGMNGQGVLVRRRGILARVAAGSLVHQFDYGQGPQMSLAVSLADVSSAYFSTGIPDVETYLCATLPIWSAITANQYWGWLISTPAIQGLIKAQLDWLAPDPSPPERNQGWGALVVEAFDGCGGSARSRLQTGDVYWFTALSAVAIAERCLAGELKPGFHTPSRIYGPDFALSFDGAMREDL